A genome region from Erigeron canadensis isolate Cc75 chromosome 3, C_canadensis_v1, whole genome shotgun sequence includes the following:
- the LOC122590768 gene encoding secreted RxLR effector protein 161-like — MSPPNNLHADPDGKHVNPTYYRGMIGSLMYLTASRPDIMFSTCLCARHQASPHESHLLAVKRIFKYLKGTPTMGLWSPRDSNFDLVGFSDSDYVGCMLDRKSTGGGCQLLGGRLTSWTSKKQHTVSISIVEAEYVSAASCCAQMLWMKHQLADYDLEYSKIPIMCDNTSAIAITQNPVQHSKTKNIDIRYHFIQMVVKPNNHPGSSDVPKGTKGYKPMLDFIHASPASRCIMADPEKIFVHLLREFWWT, encoded by the exons atgtctcctcccaataatcttCATGCTGATCCAGATGGGAAGCATGTGAATCCCACTtactatagaggcatgattgggtCGCTCATGTATCTTACAGCGAGTCGACCTGACATTATGTTCTCTACATGTCTCTGTGCTCGCCATCAGGCCTCTCCTCATGAGTCTCACCTCCTCGCTGTAAAGCGAATCTTCAAATATCTTAAAGGAACACCCACCATGGGTCTTTGGTCTCCTAGAGATTCCAACTTTGATCTTGTTGGATtctctgattctgactatgtTGGATGCATGCTTGATCGTAAAAGCACCGGTGGTGGTTGCCAATTGCTGGGAGGAAGACTAACCAGTTGGACCAGTAAAAAGCAACATACTGTCTCCATCTCCATAGTTGAGGCAGAATATGTTTCTGCAGCGAGTTGCTGTGCCCAAATGCTTTGGATGAAGCATCAACTCGCTGATTACGATCTGGAATACTCTAAAATTCCAATCATGTGTGATAatacaagtgctattgctattacACAGAATCCTGTTCAGCACTCCAAGACCAAGAATATTGATATTcgatatcacttcattc AGATGGTTGTTAAACCTAATAACCATCCCGGCTCGTCTGACGTACCaaaaggtacaaaaggatataagccaatGTTGGATTTCATTCATGCATCCCCTGCCAGTCGATGTATTATGGCTGATCCTGAGAAGATCTTTGTTCATCTTCTTAGAGAATTCTGGTGGACGTga